The Punica granatum isolate Tunisia-2019 chromosome 4, ASM765513v2, whole genome shotgun sequence genome has a window encoding:
- the LOC116205549 gene encoding ethylene-responsive transcription factor 3-like, with product MPRGRSNQKSVNPAALPDSSAAVRPRAAQIETRFRGVRKRPWGRFAAEIRDPGKKTRVWLGTYDSAEDAARAYDEAARSLRGPKAKTNFPIDGESSGLLIRALPGDRLPYSRPTSSSLSSTVESFSGPRVSDRAVPAAPPRESSRRSRRPPPAREIRPEDCQSDCDSSSSVVDDVDDCCVLTSSFQQNVLPFDLNLPPPDLDGLDLPDTALRL from the coding sequence ATGCCTCGGGGCAGAAGCAACCAGAAATCTGTAAACCCTGCAGCCCTGCCGGATTCCTCCGCAGCCGTCCGACCGCGGGCAGCCCAGATAGAGACCAGGTTCCGGGGCGTGAGGAAGCGGCCGTGGGGGCGGTTCGCGGCGGAGATCCGGGACCCCGGGAAGAAGACCCGGGTCTGGCTCGGGACCTACGACTCTGCCGAGGATGCCGCCCGCGCATACGATGAGGCCGCCCGGTCGCTCCGTGGTCCCAAGGCCAAGACCAACTTCCCCATCGACGGTGAGTCCTCCGGCCTCCTGATCCGGGCTCTCCCCGGGGACCGACTCCCCTACAGCCGCCCCACCAGCAGCAGCCTCAGCTCCACCGTGGAGTCCTTCAGCGGGCCCCGCGTCTCGGACCGCGCCGTCCCCGCCGCCCCGCCTCGAGAGAGCAGCCGCCGGAGTCGGAGACCGCCCCCCGCGAGGGAGATCCGGCCCGAGGATTGCCAGAGCGACTGCGACTCCTCTTCCTCCGTGGTGGATGACGTGGACGACTGCTGCGTCCTCACCTCGTCGTTCCAACAGAACGTCCTGCCGTTCGATCTGAACCTCCCGCCTCCGGATCTCGACGGCTTGGACCTGCCCGACACGGCCCTCCGCCTCTAA